ctctctctctctgtccctcatgaataaataaataaaatctttaaaaaaaaaacagttgagcCTTGAACAGATTTGTAccgtgtgggtccacttatacacagacttttttttaatagagtatagtactagaaatgtattttccttatgacttcctttttctctagcttactttattgtaggaatacagtatataatacatataacatgaaaAATAGGCTAATcagctgtttatgttatcaggtttctagtcaacagtaggccaTTAGTTAATTTTTGAGGAGTCAAGTATTATGTAGATTTTTTACCGTGGGGAGGTTGGTACTCCcacccccacattgttcaaggattaactgtagtttttaaacttttatatacaACTTATTTAGatgatatatattacatattttgagTTCTGTGTgctgttctagcaaattactGAATCTGAAGGTAGAGTCACGAGAATCCTCAATTTGTAGCCACGTTGGACAAAAGTATGGATAACATGGGGCCCAATGCTAGCCCCTGGCATCGGAAGTGAAGGCAGTGTTATGGAAGTAAGCCCTTACACCTGTGGAGTCTGACCCTAATAACAGGTAATGTCAGGACAGAGTTGAACATAGGACATCCAGTAGATATCTGCCGAGAACTGGAGGGCTGTTTGGTATGGAAGACCTCCACAGGTCAGAAGGGTTGTCAGTAGAAATAGCCCAGTATATTCACTGCAGTAAAGACAATTTATTATAACAACTTTTCACTAGGTAACATATGGTTAAATCCATTTCACCCCCTACTGTGATCTCAGCAGGTCACAGCCATactaagccttagtttcctcaactAAAACAATGTAAGTGCGACCCTCAACCTCAAAGGATTATGGTAAGGATTAAACAAGaagcctggtacacagtaggtatTCCATAAATGCTGGTTCCCTTTCTGAAGTGCAGAGTGTTGTACTGCACTTGGTTTCTGAGGGGCAACCAAACTCCTTTTCAGTCTACCACCCAAAGACACCATGTGCTAGCCTGTGTCAGAACAGTTGGTGGTGAGTGAAGGATGGCTAAATTGTCGGCAGTGACTCCCAAAGTAGGGTACCAGTGATAAGCCTGGCCCCAGGCACCTGATAGCCCAGCCTTCTGCTGTAGTAAACTGAAGGCAGAAAATAGCATGTTAATAAGCAGATCTTCGATTTAGAATTCTAACAAGCTCCTGCTTAAACTAAGGAGCCTCTGTATCCATTTGCCAGCATCATCTCAgtgaatggaagagaaaacacCTGAGAAAAGTAACTTTACAATTCTTGTCTGAACTGTGATAGACAGAAGTGATCATTTCCAGAATAAGATTGAGAATGGCCAGAATAACTTTATAAAAACTTTCCTGGAAGTAACACAGTTCTATTAAATTTATAGAGTGTgcctaaaagaaaaatgtaagactATTCAAGGAAAGAAGTAAATTAACCTAGTGTTCAGGACACCAGAATGTATATATGGAGGAGGGGGGATAGGAAGGAGTACAGAGTAAAGGCCAAATGGacaaaatagttaaaaacaaaaacttgctcTTTGAGCTCTCTCTCACCTTAAGCCTAAATGCTTCATGCCCCCAGGGAACCCAGTtgtaagaatgaatgaattcatacTCAGTGTTTCACTTTAACAGTAAATAGGTTATATTCTCAAGTTTTATTAAGTTGCTTATACAAATTTAAAGTCATGAGCATGACTTCAGGATCTGCACTTTTTATGTCAAGTGCTTTAACTAAGCAGTTTAAGGCCTCCTGTATTTTTCCACACTCTTTCAGTTCTTTTCCACGAATTACAAGAGCCTCATAGTCATTGACAGCCTCTACTGCCTCATCCTGGGGAGAATCAACCAACTGTCTGCCCAACAAAGGCTCAGGGTCACCTGGAGAGGCCTCTTGAACTAAAGCCCCAGGCTCACGTGTAGTTAGCCAGCTGGACTTATGTTCTGAAGGCAGCGTTTCGTCAGGAGGATCTTCGGTGTATTCTGAGACTTCCCCACTGCTTTCCTCGGCTCCTTCCTCCAGATAATCTTCAGCAACTTCTGCTTTGCTGCTGTTGTCAGGTCCTTCCTCCATATCCTCCACGTGGTCTAAAACCACATTAACAAGAGACCTCCTAGAAGCCAGGGATCTTCTAGCATTTACAGACTTATTTATACTGTCAGGTATTTTCAGTGCAAAGAACCTTCCTGGTGGACTGATGTCACTTTTGGGAGTTGAAGCATCAAACTGTTTTATAGGTAAGAACTGACAAGGCGAGGTGAATAGATTTGTGCCTGGAGTATCTTGAAaagttttgtcttcattttcaccATCTGAAAGGATCCTTCTggctttccttctgcctttcttcaTATTACCTATTACTACTTCTGGATCATCTTGGGTCTCAGAAAGATCCAAGCTGAGACGCACTTCACCCCGCTCAGACTCTGCTTTAGAATTAGCTGCAGGGCCACACAAGCTGTTTTCATTCTCAGCATGCTGCAAAGACTGACTGGAAAAATTTTGTTCATTGTCTGCAGAGTCTTCCAAGAATAGGTTGAAATCACATGCATACTGTGATGAGGACGCTAAAGGTTCCTCTTCCAACTTGGCCTCATGTACTTGAGCATCCTGTAGTGCACTGCGGGATGCTGACCATTCCTCATCAGCTATTTCAATTACAGATGCGTGTgattctgtattttgattttcatttgtcaTGGGATTAATGGGCCAGGGACTACAGTGAGGCAAAGTCTCATCATCCTTTAGTTGATCTGGATTTGGCCCAAGATCATCTCTGACTGATtcactaaggaaataattaaaatttcccAGAGGGTTCTTTTGCAGTGTCCCCTGTGTAGGCCCCTCTCGCAGTGCCTCTTTTTGTATAGCCATTCCCGATGAGTTGGTCCAGATTTCATCTACACATCCACATCCCTTAGGTAAGATAGCTACAGAGTCAGCATCAGATGTACTTACAAGTGAGTGACTACCATCTTGCAAGACGGTAACATTCATCTTTATATTGGAGATATCTTGATTCTCATTCTCTTTGGGCAGATCATCAATGATTACACTTGCCATCTGGGAACTGATTACTTCTTCCTGGATATGGTAAGTAGGTAGATGTGATGAGGGCCAAGGCTGTGGTTTATTCATTTCAGggcatttcttctttgtttgagAAGGAAACAGAGGTTCTCTCAGCCAGGTCCCCTCATTTCCAGTTCTTTGTTTTTCCACTAAGAGCTCTGTATTTTGAGACTCTAATTCAACAAGGAATTGAGCTTTCTGAACCCTTTGTTGAATATAATGAGATTCTTCAATCACGTCAAGCTCTTCTTTAACAGACAGATCCCGTGTGTACATCAAATCGTGGTCTGAGATTCCAGCTATCCCCAAAGAGTGCAAGTAGGCAATATGTTCATCTAGTATCTTATCAGATCTCCTCTGAGCAGCATGCAAAGACTGAAGCTGCAGCTGGGTTGCAGAGTTCTGAAAATCCTCAATTGTAAAGAGCTCTCTTAATTCTTGTTTAGTAAAATATCGGAAAGGGTTCTTCTTATCACCAGTAGTTTGTCTGATTAGTGAGTCCTTGAAAACCTGTCTTCTGTATATTTTCTCCTCTACGGTCCCACAAGTAATCAGCCTATAAActacaatattttccttttgtccaATTCGGTAGACTCTATCCACAGCTTGAGCATCAGTTGCAGGATTCCAACTAGGGTCAAAAATGACCACTCTAGTTGCTGCAGTTAACGTTAAGCCAACACCACCTACTTGAGTGGTAAGCAGAAAAACAGAGTAATCTTTATTTTGCTGGAATAAGTGGATTCTTTTTTCTCGTTCCACAAGATGTGTAACTGTTCCATCAACTCGCAATATCTTAAAGTGCCGATTCTTTAAGAGGCGTTCAATGATGTTTAGAATTTGTCTCGATTGGGAAAACACCAGAGTTTGATGTCCTTCATCTCGCAGTCTCCTAAGCAGCTCTATTAGAAATATCATTTTTCCAGATTCTTCCATCAGTGTATCATCAGTTACGTGATCAATATGGTCCACGTCTGAGGCATCCTCCCCTTCATTTTCACCTTGAACAGAGAATTTTACAGACCCTAAACTCAACAAATGACGAGCCCGTGCAGATAGCAGCCTTGGATGATCACACAGCTTCTTTAAGACACCTAGCTCAGCCAGAGGTGAGCGTGTCTCCATTAACAATTCCTTGATATGATCCAGGGACACGAATTTCCTGTATATTTCTTCTTGTAAAGGCCTAAGACGTATccaaataattaaatcatttttcctGGAAAGGGAAGGCATTTTACAAATGGCATCACCATCTGGATTCTTTTCACTAAATCTGATCTCCTCTGGGGTACTTGACTTTTTTTGTACCTCTTCTTTAGTCCTCctgagaaaatgagattttatgaTTGCCATcaagttttcagatattttcaatCCCAAGGCTTTTTCCCCTGGGGTAGCAtccttctctctcgctctcataATAGGATTTTCAtactctattttaaaagtttttaatgttcCTAGCAGGGACCCTTGACAAGCAAAATCAAATAGGGACCACAGTTCTTGTAAATTATTCTGGATTGGGGTTCCTGTGAGGAGGATGCGATTCCTGGCAGGGACAGCACGAGCACATATTGCTGACTTAGTAgatgaggtttttattttatgtgcttCA
The nucleotide sequence above comes from Canis lupus dingo isolate Sandy chromosome X, ASM325472v2, whole genome shotgun sequence. Encoded proteins:
- the ERCC6L gene encoding DNA excision repair protein ERCC-6-like — translated: MRSVGAGEIQSSVEIPGTKLRVMEASRGSVEAAALSPEQAALYQRYVKEAKEATKNGDLEEAFKLFNLAKDIFPNEKVMSRIQKIQEALEELAEHGDDEFTDVCNSGLLLYRELHNQLFEHQKEGVAFLYSLYRDGRKGGILADDMGLGKTVQIIAFLSGMFDATLVSHVLLIMPTNLISTWIKEFVKWTPGMRVKTFHGSSKDERTRNLNRIQQRNGVIITTYQMLINNWQQLSSLNGQEFVWDYVILDEAHKIKTSSTKSAICARAVPARNRILLTGTPIQNNLQELWSLFDFACQGSLLGTLKTFKIEYENPIMRAREKDATPGEKALGLKISENLMAIIKSHFLRRTKEEVQKKSSTPEEIRFSEKNPDGDAICKMPSLSRKNDLIIWIRLRPLQEEIYRKFVSLDHIKELLMETRSPLAELGVLKKLCDHPRLLSARARHLLSLGSVKFSVQGENEGEDASDVDHIDHVTDDTLMEESGKMIFLIELLRRLRDEGHQTLVFSQSRQILNIIERLLKNRHFKILRVDGTVTHLVEREKRIHLFQQNKDYSVFLLTTQVGGVGLTLTAATRVVIFDPSWNPATDAQAVDRVYRIGQKENIVVYRLITCGTVEEKIYRRQVFKDSLIRQTTGDKKNPFRYFTKQELRELFTIEDFQNSATQLQLQSLHAAQRRSDKILDEHIAYLHSLGIAGISDHDLMYTRDLSVKEELDVIEESHYIQQRVQKAQFLVELESQNTELLVEKQRTGNEGTWLREPLFPSQTKKKCPEMNKPQPWPSSHLPTYHIQEEVISSQMASVIIDDLPKENENQDISNIKMNVTVLQDGSHSLVSTSDADSVAILPKGCGCVDEIWTNSSGMAIQKEALREGPTQGTLQKNPLGNFNYFLSESVRDDLGPNPDQLKDDETLPHCSPWPINPMTNENQNTESHASVIEIADEEWSASRSALQDAQVHEAKLEEEPLASSSQYACDFNLFLEDSADNEQNFSSQSLQHAENENSLCGPAANSKAESERGEVRLSLDLSETQDDPEVVIGNMKKGRRKARRILSDGENEDKTFQDTPGTNLFTSPCQFLPIKQFDASTPKSDISPPGRFFALKIPDSINKSVNARRSLASRRSLVNVVLDHVEDMEEGPDNSSKAEVAEDYLEEGAEESSGEVSEYTEDPPDETLPSEHKSSWLTTREPGALVQEASPGDPEPLLGRQLVDSPQDEAVEAVNDYEALVIRGKELKECGKIQEALNCLVKALDIKSADPEVMLMTLNLYKQLNKT